In a genomic window of Chryseobacterium sp. G0162:
- a CDS encoding LLM class flavin-dependent oxidoreductase, giving the protein MELGIGMFGDLAFDQSTGKYRDAGTKLHEILEQVKFMDEVGIDVFAMGEHHRPDYAVSSPEIVLAAAASITKNIKLASGVTVLSSSEPVKVYEDFSTLDLISNGRAEIFVGRGSFIESFPLYGYSLNDYEELFDEKLDLLLKINAEENVIWSGKLRAPMNNQTVYPRAKNEGKISIWRAVGGTPQSVLSAAQLGMPLVVAIIGGMPIQFKNLIEFYKQEYQKAGHDMSKMQIAIHSHTFVSDNQNVVDGYFHNYKSQMDRIGSSRGWAPYTKMQYDGGRSKDGALFIGSPAEVADKIAYMKEIFGITRFIGHMDIGDPAHDVMMRSIELFGKEVKPLVQNL; this is encoded by the coding sequence ATGGAATTAGGAATAGGAATGTTCGGAGATTTAGCTTTCGATCAGTCAACTGGGAAATATAGAGATGCAGGAACCAAGCTTCATGAAATTCTGGAGCAGGTAAAATTCATGGATGAGGTAGGAATAGATGTCTTTGCGATGGGAGAGCATCATCGTCCGGATTATGCTGTTTCTTCGCCGGAAATAGTATTGGCAGCAGCGGCAAGCATTACCAAAAATATAAAATTAGCAAGTGGAGTAACCGTTTTGAGTTCATCAGAACCGGTAAAAGTGTATGAAGACTTTTCTACATTGGATTTAATTTCAAACGGAAGAGCAGAAATATTCGTTGGACGAGGGAGCTTTATTGAGTCATTTCCTTTATATGGTTATTCGTTGAATGACTATGAAGAGCTTTTCGATGAAAAACTGGATTTATTATTAAAGATCAATGCTGAGGAAAACGTAATATGGTCAGGGAAACTTCGTGCTCCAATGAATAATCAGACCGTATATCCAAGAGCAAAAAATGAGGGCAAAATATCGATCTGGAGAGCTGTAGGAGGAACACCACAATCTGTTTTAAGTGCTGCTCAATTGGGAATGCCATTAGTGGTTGCTATTATTGGCGGAATGCCGATCCAGTTTAAAAATCTGATTGAATTCTACAAACAGGAATATCAAAAAGCAGGACATGATATGTCTAAAATGCAGATTGCAATTCATTCACATACTTTTGTAAGTGACAACCAGAATGTGGTAGATGGATATTTCCACAATTACAAATCTCAAATGGATAGGATAGGCTCTTCCAGAGGCTGGGCACCTTATACCAAAATGCAGTATGATGGTGGAAGAAGTAAAGACGGGGCATTATTCATCGGAAGCCCGGCTGAGGTAGCAGATAAAATTGCTTACATGAAAGAAATCTTTGGAATTACAAGATTTATTGGTCATATGGATATTGGTGATCCGGCTCATGATGTCATGATGAGGTCTATTGAACTATTTGGAAAAGAAGTAAAACCATTGGTACAAAACCTGTAA